ATTGCTTAAGAGCTCGTGGACTTTCATTGCTGCTGGTAAGAACCACATGGAGAGGAGATTGTGCAGGAAGGACAAATGAGTGGAAACCCCCTTTCAAAGGTTAGAGAACTGGGATTTCTGGCAGTGCTGATAGAGAAATGCAGGAGGAACTTGGACCTGCTTGTGACATTGCACCAGGAAGTGTCCCACCTGCGTGGTTTTATAGGGATGAATGTGCTTTCAGGTGCAATGAGAAGAGACAGGTGGGCTGTGACCTCTCTGGCATGGGCACGCTGGCCCCTGGGCCAGGCAGAGGCACCCACCACCTCCAGGCCCACCGgcaagctgcagcagggctgagctgaaGGCCTCAGCACTCTGGCCAGAGGGCAGCCCAAGCTCCTGGGCAGCCACCCGAAGGGGAAGCCACCCTAGGCCACCCAGTGAAACCACACCACCCtacagggcaggcagggctggagatGTGAGAGGCCTTCACACTCCCTGAGGAGagcccctgtcctgctgcagtgGGTGTAGCAGCTCTGGCTGTGCCGTCTCCACATGGGGATGCTCAGAAGGGACAGCAGGACTGAGACACTGGGTGACCTCGGGGTGCTGTGAGCCCTTCACACAGGACTTAGCTCATGGTGCCAAGACCAGGGGCACTGGATGGGtgctggagggcagggctgAGTGCCCTCTTGGCAGTGAGGGTGTCTCTCACCTGCTCTTTCCACCTTCCCTGCCACATTTCTAGTCTCCCGTTTGGATTCATCTTCCTTTGCATGTTGCTCTGTTCTTCTGATTTtgtctcctttcctctttttctctaatttcctctttttccttggAGCTGAAACTGAACCCAGTAATAGCGAGGTGGGGAAAGCAGATCATCTGCCTGTAGTTCAACACACTACAGCTGCACTCAGGTGAAAACATCACAAGAACTACAAGAATTAGCCCTTCATTCAGCTGGCTCAGGGGACTGCCCTTCCCACTTCCCACAGATCTACCCAGAGCCACAGGGGACTTGGCAACAACATCAAGGCAAACACAACAAACCCCAGACCAGAGACATTCCCCACAAAGAGTCCTTAGGAACCATCCCACAGAGACTCACAAGTTGGTACAAGGCCAAGGATGAGATCTGTGGCAACAGCGTGTCTTGGATGGTGGAGCACAATGTTCTCCAAAGGTTAGCTCCGAGTGCTTGTTTTATTACTCTGGCAGGTGCAGAACCTCTTTGTTGTGGGCTCACTGCTGCACACACCTCTGCCAAGCTGAGCTCAGGTGGGATTCAGTGTTTGTTGATGTCATGGAGGAGACGACCATTGACGTGGCACCAAGGAGACATGCCATCATTCAAGCTTGCACCAGCCCACTTGGAAAGTCTCTTCAGTGGCGGTGCTGCAGTGGGAAGCATGAATAATGACGGGAGGTTGAAACTCTCGGAGGACAGCAGATAGTGGACTCTGGCTGGAGAcctggggagaaaaggaaagaaacaggaaaccATGGGTTGCAACCACATTATTCCCTTCATGCTTCTCTCCATCTCCTCGGCCTCCTCCCAGCCATCACCACTGCTGCCTCCCTTCCAGCCCCTTTCAGGACACAGTGGGGCTCTGGCATCTTTCCCCAGTGACTGCCCCAtagagcagggctgcagcctggtggTCCCTCGCACCCCGTTCCTGCTGTGCCAGGAGCCCTGTGTCCCATATATCAGCGCTCACCCACCCTGTACGGGCAGCCCCAGTACCCCAAGGAACCCCTGTCACCCAGCCCGGGAGGCGTACACTACCACGGTCATGtcctgtgcagaggagctggggactggctaCATGATGGAGCAGGTGAAGCCACAGCACTCCTTGAGCAGCGTGAGGCCTGTCTTGGTCATATACGGAGCGGAGGTTTGCTGCCCCCtggaagtcatttttttctctttgacagGAGCTATGGAGAGAGGCATTGTTACCTTTAGGGTTCGTGTGTGCTTGCTGACAAGGGCACAGGCCCATTGCTTCTTCCGAGAGCTCCTCTCAGGGCTGTGGTGCTGTCCCTCCTCACGCAGAGGCACTGGGACCCCAGGCAGGAGATGCCCACCACGCTGGGGAGGTGTTCCTCCAGCAGTGATGGAGGCACAGGGAAGGGTGGCCTGCCACCAGAGGCCATGAAGAGAGGACGGCTGGATGGATACCGTGACTTGTGACCTCAGCTAACTGTGTGATGAAATGGAAGGGGATGGTTAGAAAAGGTCAGATGAAGTACATGAACCATGAAAGGACACCCACTTGTCCCAGCTCTCATAGGACATGGTGGCTGAGAAGTGCCAGGAGGGTATATGGAAGCACAGCATCTCTACTGATTTGTGATATTTCCACAATATGATCTCAAACACCAGCACCCCAAAGTTGCCATTTCCCCACACCCTCCTCCAGCAACAGACGGCCTCCAGATAAGCTCGCCCTACAAAGAGCAATGAAATCTTGTGAACAAAGTGCTTAGTGAAGGGAGAAACTGGCAGGGAGGTTCAATGGGAGGAATAAAACTCATCGGCCACCTACTTGCTTTCTGGAGGTAGCTTTTGGAGAGCTTACTTTGCAGGAATTCTGCCATTTCCTTgtcttcttctctctccctgtgATAAAGAGATTGGTGAGCACCTGGGAAATGAGCAGCGAGGCATCTGGCAAGGCATAACGCCGATCTAAGGACAGATTGCACCGTCCTCATTGCAAGGAATAAATTGTACCCAGCTACCTGAGCCTCTCAAACTCCACATCATCCACCAGAAAATCCCGAGTTTCCACAAGCTTGTGTATCTGCTgcaccagctcctcctccctctgcttctcctcGTTGGACTTCTCGGTCTCTGCAGCACAAGGAGCACATTTCACATACCAGCGGTAGTCATCCCTCCCGTGCCAAGGCCAAGCTTGCTCTGCTACACTTGGGAGCAGATATgagagtgggggaaaaaaacaacccaaagtGCCTGGACCCAGATACAGGCTGCTAAATAAGCGACAACCTCATCTCAAACCACCTGGGTCTGGTGTCATCAAACTTTGGATTTTGGGCTTCTCCCCAGAATTCCACGGGGATGAGCATTGCAAGATGCAACTGGGAGCTTCACAAGGCAGAGGAAGGGTCCCCAAGCAAAGTGGCTTCACTGGTGGGACAGCATGGCTCTCTAGGGGTCAGTGCTGAAGAGGGTGGGCACCTGGTCCCAAGGTGCACAGAAATGTCAGATGGAGATGTCATCCTTCTGCCAGGATGTGCTTAGCCCACATTTCCCCTGTCAGCACACCCAACTATGGTCTTAGCCTGCAGAGACCCCACCCGGCTGCCACTCAGCCAGGTCCTTGAGAAACCAGCCAGGGATCCAAGTGACTCAAAAACAGAAGGGGGGAATTATCAACAATGCCCATGTGCTCTGGGAACATGTTGCACCACTATCCCATATAGAGAaagacatgaaaacaaacacGATCCACTGCTTTTCATAGCCTTATTCCCTGCTGAGCACCGTCCCTGTGATCTTACCCAGTGTATCTGACCTTTAAAAACACTGTCAGCTTACATGGGCTCCATCCACCCCCAATGACAAGGATGACCGCAAGTGTCTGCCAGGCTATTTTGAATGTCCTAGCCCTGGTTGTCACCTGCACCCCCAGACTGACCTAACTTAAGCACTTGTGCCACGTATCTTTGGGCAGTGAGTTAGTGAAGACCCAGGAAACTCTCACATCACTGTGATGTCATGTTCTATATAAATTGGTACATACTGGCAAGCAGGATATGTGGAGATCTTTGGGGATTGGGCTAGATGACCTTtaaaggttccttccaacccaaaccactctatgattctataagaTGATAGAGGAGTGTTAAATCTAAATGGAGAGCTACCTTGGGAGGAAATTGTGactgtctgtgctgcagctaTTTAACACCATTTCTGAATtcagcagccagctccaaaatCAATCCAGCACACGATGGATCAATCTCCAGTTTTCCTTcagctaaataaaaatgcagcaaaattcaCAGTATGGAGCGAACCCTGTCAGCGGGGTCTCAGCAGTTACATAAACTGTGTATTGATTTGTAGTTTAAAGTCTGCTATGTACTGATGgaaggtgctgctgtgggggTCTGAGTAGAAGGAATTCATTATCATCATGTTGTTGGGAACACCCCCAGAAAACAAAGGCTTCTCCTCCAATTGTGGTTTTGTGCAGGGAGTGAGCTCGAGCTCCCCGGCAGAAAAACCTGATCTGGGACACAGACACAGGTCCTTCACCATGAAGAGTTAATGGAAAGTCACAGGGCCATGGCCACAgcctctggcagcagctcccacctgTCTGGTAGGAATTGAAGCACTTTATGGTGTCATTAGGATGCTGTTAAAATCAGAAACATCAGGCTGGCCACAAACATATCGGCTTAGTTGGAGTTCGTTAGCAGTCTGCATTCCTGAGTTAGAGCATGTCAGAGTTAACCCACTGTACAAACGCTGCACCTTTTTTTCCAACCTGCTGATGTCAGAGTCCATCATGACCACGGTATCTCTCTGAATTATTAAAGGCAGTTTGGTCTGGTGAGATTTCATGCCACAGGTCTGGCTGAGCTCTGAGTAAGCACTGACGTCTTTGAATCCTTCTCTGAACCAAACCTCAACACCCATTTTTATGAGTGATCTGCTGCTACAGTCTCACAAAGCCAGCAATTTGCAGGATTTTTCCAGCACAGCCTGATCTGAGCCAAGTTATAAAGAAGGCAAAAAGAGCATCCTTCATGTAAGCAGCATTCCTGCTTCAGCTGAATCTGGGAACACTGAAAAGACTTGAAAATTAAAGACCAAAGCATATGAAGGAAAGCCAGCCACATTCCTCAATCTTCAGAAAACAACAAGTTTAATTCTGTTCCTAAACTAGCATTTAAGTCAAGCCTTAATTTACAAACTAGAAGCTGTTTGAATTAAAAATCCCTACGAGATGTGGGTCTACATTTCTCATGCAGCTCCTGTCTTCATGGCAgaatcttcccccccccccccagcctgaacctccctcTGATGCGGCCAGGTTGTATTAATCTGACCAAGACCTGCATATTAAGCAGCAGTTGGGCTCTAACCTGCCTCAGTCTGTGTGCTGGTGtttcacaaacacacacagcataGCGACACTACGGCAGCAGAGAAGGTCTCTGCCACCCTTGGCTTGGGGATAACCTCGGGCGCAGACCCgctgagctgagctgctctGGGAAGCAGATGTGCAGAGCTGGACCCAGGCATCGCCCCCTGCTACCCACTCCGTGGTCTCAGTGAGCACAGCATCTTCAGCGAGGTACCTGTGGTGGAAGTAACCGAGGTCCGGATCTTAAGGCTCGCATGAGTACAAATAAGCAGGGACCTGACTCCCACCTGGTCCTGAAAACACAGCCAGAGCCCTTCCTGGGGCTGCATGGGGGTGTCCTGGGCGGTATCACAGCTTTATGAACAGCGATGGCAATAGCGTGTGGGGAAGCCCTTCTTGTTCTTTCTCATTCGAACCTGGAGTTGTTTGGTGTGTGCTTTCATTAAAGTATTTTGGCTGAAGGGGATCCTTTAGAGAGCTGAGATTTGGCCacagaagggcagggcaggTCTGGCTGTGACAGGGACACCCAGCACCCACCTTACCCTGGCTGCAACCAGAAGCCCTGCCCTGGCAGATGTtgccctctgccctgctgctgacaGACATCTCTGACATGGTCACAGCATCAATTCATTGCTTTCCATGCTCTTGAGGCCTCTGAAGGCCTCTCTCATCCCGCTGCCTCCAAGGTGCGGTCTCACAATGTCCCCTGCTTCTCCCCTCAACTCACCCAAGCCATGTTCTCGGTGGATGCGGCAGGTCCCACCATTCACTGGAACTTAACTCAACCCTTCCCTGTCTTCCCCCTCTACCAGGCCCATGCTGCTCCTCAGAGGCCTCATATTTCTTCCCCTTgtgtttcctctgctgtccgCCCAGGCCTGGACGAGGTCTCCCTGTCCCGAGAAAGACCTCGGGTCAGACCCAAGGAGCCACGTTCCTGCTGCttatgcagcagcagcatctcaaGGGAGGACCTGGTGAAAAGCTTCTTGCATTTCATGGCAATCTTTCTGCTGAGTGCAGAGGCAGGGTGCAGCTCTTTGAAGTTTTACAAAGCCTTACCTGGAAGGGCTATCAGTTTTTGAAGCTCCTTTTTCAGCCGACTGATTTCTTTGCAAAGCTGAATGTCATCCATCCTGCAGAGACACGAATGAAACCACTGAGGGAAACGCTGGGAGAGGAAAGGTGTAAAACATCCAGAGCAAAACCCAACACATGCCCTCAGTGCCCATGGTGGGGAGCGCAGATCTACCTGCCTTCCCATGGGAATCGGCAGCCACTTCATCTcagagctgcttttgcagctAAATGGGTTGTGTCACCGGCTGTTGGCAAAGCAAAAGTTTTGTCACTCTAATGACAATGATACCTTATTAAAACCTGGCACATGCAATAGCAGCTgtgtttcttctccaaaaaaaaaattacattcctTAAATAGCAAAATCCAAAAGCAAAGGGAAACTGCCACCACCGAAAAAAGTCTGACACTTTAATACtggctttctgcagaaatgaaaaaaaagagtcagaaaaatgaaatacaacacAGGGGAAAAGTGTGCAAACTTTGCAGGTGCCCGCTGAGGAGCAAGGTCATTTCAACAAGAGAAAAGGTACCTGCTGAAGCCGTGGGCAATGAAATCATCTCACACCAGCAGCAATACACCAAGAAGGACAAGCCCAAGGAGGCACCAAGCTTAGCTCAGGTGTCAGCGGCAGGGTGGCACACACTGTGCTGGGGCAGCGTGGTGATgcccggggaggaggaggaagcaccATGGATGCTCAGCCATCCCCAAAGGTACACCAGTGTGAGTGCAGCTAGTGGGGAAGGCTTAACCCAGTTTACTCATTATCACAAAAAGAATCACATGCTTGTGCCCTCACTGAAGCCCCACTTAGACAAGATCGAGGAATGATGATGTCTGGCCACAGTGAACTTTAATGCCTCAGTTTGAAGGGTTTTGTGCACTCTCCAACGGTGAAGGAAATCCCAACAGCTGACAGTGCTCATGGCTGAGACCTCCCTCTACCATGAATCAAGCCACCCTCGAGCATCTCCCTGGGTAGGTGACACCGGAAGGTGAGAGAAGTCACAACCCCAATAACCAAGTGCTGCCCCTGGTTCGTCGCTGTGCTCCCCACCActctcctgccagcagcctctAGCATTAGAGCTCTCCTTGCTTTGTTCGAGGTCCTTTCCTCCAAGTCCTCCTGCCTTCTGCCAGCAGCTCATACGGAGAGTGAGCAGTGATGCAAGGGCCACCAAGCCCCATCTGCCTCCCTCCAGTCTCCAGCACTGCATCAGCCTGGGGCTGGCCAAGGCCAGCCACATCTCCAACAAAAGCATGATGAGACTGACCCATCTGACacttctgctcctgctctgagCCCTCCCTGAACACCTCTCACATTATCCCtcactgggaggactgggaaaAGTCAAAGTTGCATCCCGAGCCTCAGCACTGTCTgcccagctggcagctgctAAAGCAGCTTCTCCTCGGCACTGAGGCACCCAGGAAGCAAAGATCCCTAATCAGGGGATTTGGGCCACTGGCTCATTTGAAATCAAGGAATCTGACAacccatttgttttttttaccttgACAGAGACTCTGTATGTCCTCCTGAACCCTACCAAGCACCCCAGCATCTTAGCATGAGCTTCGCAAGGTCATCCAAGACCTGAAGGCAGGAGAACTCGCCCCATGGATGCTGTGCAGGGCGCATGGCAAAACATCCATCCTGGAAGAGCTCAGCTGAGATTTTTAGGAAGCTCCACATCTGTGAGTGATGAGAAACCCTAAAACACGATTTGTGTCTACAGATAATACACAGTCGACTCACGAGCTGGTGCCACCTTGAACAGATGTTCCTTCGTTATTaaaagccctgcctgcaccTTCAGTAATCCTGCTGGCCCTTCCACTGAGTCACGCCGTCCACCCAGTCTGATATGAGTCACACTGGAGCTACTCGAAGCTGCAGCTTTGTCAGCTGTGCCGAGGACACCAGAAATATTAATTAGAGAAAGGAAAACGAACAGACTGATGAAGAGGGACCCCGTGTGATATCGCTGTAGGAGGAGAATATCCCAGGCGGAGGAAGTCTTTCCTCTTGGCTCTGTTATTCCCTTGCCCCATCTGACAGTGTCTTCATTTGTTTGCAGACTGCACTGAGCAGGTCCACCAATGCCAACGGCTGGCAGCTGTGTGGGGAGAAGAGGGGGGTCTGTCTGTCCTCGTATCACCTGCTCCTCGTGCCTTGGTGGCTGAGCCCTGAGCTTGTGTGAAGAGCAtgagcaggagggctgcagaaGACACATGGGCAACTGGCTGATTGCCGGTGATAGacttattaaaattaaaataaagagtCAAATGataactgaaatattaaaattaaaatcgAATTAAATCATTTGAAAACTGATAATAAAAGTAATGAACGGGCACTAATAAAAATTGTCATTTCAATAAAACTTGGGAGAGATTGCAAAGCCAAGcagccaggaggctgctgctggagctgggattATTTCTGCCACCTGAGATAACGTTGCAGCATCAGCCACGGTTGTGCTGCCCCGCCTGGCTCTGGGATTGGAGCAGGTCACTCCTGCACGGAGTAGTTGAGGTGCGAAGCTGCACCTCTCGTAGGAAATTCAGACCTTTCTTTTGCCCTGTAAAGGGAGAAATACCGGGAGTGTCATTGTTTTCCTCAGCACAGACATCTCAGAAATGTTGGAACGTTTTAGGTTGACATCTccagcaagaagaaaacagtgatCCCTACGGACTGACTAGACGAGTCACATCTCTGCTTGGTGGCACACCAACGGAGATGTCCGTCTCCCTGAGCCCTGCAGTCCAACTGAtcctattttttcctcccattgGGAAAAAATCCCCACtgcagccccacatccccatccTGTCTAAACCCGTCGTGCAGAAGCCAGACCTGGGAGTTCCCTTGTCCCCAGCAGTGACTCCCAGCTGCTCAGACATGCAATTGTGGTGCCTCCAAAAACTTCCCAGTGATGAATTTTGCAGCTGTACCCACCCCAGGACATAGAAAACAAATAACGGGATAAGGAAAACCAAGAGCTGTGAGTTTTGACAGCACCTGTGAGATTTAGGTACTGGTTGCCATGGAAAGCATTTAAGTACTTCACTTTTTATGACTTCCAAAAATCCTTTTCAGCAATAGATTTGGGACGAACTGTGCTGATCCCTCACAGAGGTCATCACTCCAAATCTGAGCCACGAGACCACAGCCCAGCTCATGGCTACCGCAGGCAGCGGGTTTACACGGGCACTGCCAGGCTCCTGTCATCCTTGTGGTGCAGGCACCAGCAGAGACCCAAACACATTAAAACAGCAGCATGTCAAGTGCTGCAGCCCAGTAAATACAGTTTTTTTGCAATTACCATCAAAAAATCCCAGGTTTTGGGCTGACCTGACAGCATGGGAGTTCAGAACTGGGCTGACTATAGCAAGTTAGTGATATAAAAAAACATAATCAATTCAGACCACGAATGCCAGTATCATTGCAATTCAAATCATAACTGCTTGTTGAATTTTGATTTGGATCATTGAGATTTTAATGAGGCCGACAAATAACATCTCACTTCCATGTGCGTGGCATGTTCGCTCTTTGCCCACACCAGGACTTTGAGGGTTGCCCCAGGGCagtgcagggagctgggagccccATTTCCATGGGTCTGACCCGGCTTTCTGCAGCCCTGAGCTGACCCAGGGCATGGCCCCCATCATGTTCCTGGCTCAGAGGTGTCTTGGCCAAGCGCCCTGCTTTACCTCTCGCTGATGGCATGCAGGTCTTTGCAAGCTGGAGACCGCATGCATGAtatgcagagctgtgctgggagcgCCGACTGTTTATCTCACGCTGCAGTGAGCCTTCCAGCCCCTTggatctttgctttttttctcgGCTGCCTCCCAGTCGCCTCTGCCCGCTAAGCCAGAGTCAGGACTGCAGACCCCAGTGGCCCCAGAGGGGCTGTGCAGCTTTGTCGCAGCTTTGCTTCATGAGCTTTTCTCTTGTGGCCAACTCTCTTCGTCAAACTGgctttatttctgccttttcgGTAAAGCTCTCGACACAGTTTCTCATaagatcctactggacaaaatgtccagcatgcAGCTAGACAAAAACATCACACGATGGGTGAATAActggctgacgggcagggctcaaagggttgtggtaaatgggcAGCCTGTCAcctgtggggtcccccagggctccattttagggccagtcctcttcaatgcttttataaacgatttggatgtaggactggAAGGTGTTTTGAgaaaatttgctgatgacactaaacttggagTTGTGGACTCttttgagggtggaaaggccttgcagagagatctggacagattggagagctgggcgatcaccaaccacatgaagtttaacaaaagcaagtgccgggtcaTGCACatgggacggggcaaccctggctatacgtacagactgggcgacgagacgctggagagcagccccgcagagagggatctgggggttgtgggtgacagcaagttgaatatgagccagcagtgtgccctggcagccaggagggccaaccgtaccccAGGGTGCATCGAGCACGGCATCGTTAGTCGGTTGAGGGGAGTGATTGTCcagctctactctgcgctggtgcggcctcacctcgagtactgtgtgcagttctgggcaccacagtacaaaaaggatgtgaaactattggagagcgtccagaggagggctacaaagatggtgaagggcctagaggggaagaagtatgaggagcggctgaggtcacttggcctgttcagcctcgaaaagaggaggctgaggggagacctcatcgtggcctacagcttcctcacgagggggagtggaagGGCAGGCAccgatctgttctctttagtgaccagcaataggacccgcgggaatggtgtcaagctgcgacaggggaggttcaggctggatatcaggaagaggttcttcaccgagagggttgtTGCgcagtggaacaggctccccagggacactgtcagggcaccaagcctgtcggagtttaagaagcatttggactgtgctcttagtcatatggtctgaattgcTGGGTAgacaggagctggactcgatgatccttatgggtcccttccaactccggTTAttcatgattctgtgattctttttgtCAGGGTCACTTTGATCTTGGCACTCTGTGCACCCAGATTCTCTGTGTTGATACTCCAAAAGGGAAGAGCTCAGTGGAGACCATTGTGCCAATAACCTGGAGTGTGGGTAAGTCAGTCCTTCTCCTCCCACACCATAGCAGATACCAATATATATCCTGAGAGAATGTTCCTCATCACCCTCAGTcactgcagcacagtgactatTGATTGCCTTAAATATGAAAGGCATCCAAAATTTTACTCCAAAACTGTTCTGACTATTGCTGTGAGCCCTGGAGAAAACCCTTCCCTCCACATTTGGCTGCAAAGGCTGTGCTGGGAATGAGGGACCGAAGACACATCGGAGCTGGGAGGATGCATAACGCTGCAGCGTGGGGACAGTAAACTGTGGGCGCATGGCTGTTCAACAGCCAGAGATCTGCGCGCTGGGGCAAAGCAGTATCTTCAGAGAGCAGCAATGAGCCACCAAACCTCGGGTCCCTTCCCAATCCCAGCCCAAGAGCTGAGCATGAACCTGCTGAGAAGATGGGGTGCTCATGGTGGAACACAGGCATGTTTTAGCTTGGTTAAACCCATGCCATCAACTCGGTTTGCATAGAAATAGGCTGGCTCCCAGCACTCACATGTATCGCAGCTCCGACTCCCTCCTCACCAGGATCTCCCTGATCCTCTCGATTTTGAAGAGCTCCCCTTCAATGTCATCgatggtggtggtggagtcGG
The genomic region above belongs to Anser cygnoides isolate HZ-2024a breed goose chromosome 19, Taihu_goose_T2T_genome, whole genome shotgun sequence and contains:
- the LOC106046723 gene encoding bMERB domain-containing protein 1-like isoform X1, which translates into the protein MEGTRTPPRYGSLESTRWPEPEDEIVSMADSTTTIDDIEGELFKIERIREILVRRESELRYMMDDIQLCKEISRLKKELQKLIALPETEKSNEEKQREEELVQQIHKLVETRDFLVDDVEFERLREREEDKEMAEFLQSKLSKSYLQKATPVKEKKMTSRGQQTSAPYMTKTGLTLLKECCGFTCSIM
- the LOC106046723 gene encoding bMERB domain-containing protein 1-like isoform X2, with the protein product MGGSASSPTLCPAHVSFEDEIVSMADSTTTIDDIEGELFKIERIREILVRRESELRYMMDDIQLCKEISRLKKELQKLIALPETEKSNEEKQREEELVQQIHKLVETRDFLVDDVEFERLREREEDKEMAEFLQSKLSKSYLQKATPVKEKKMTSRGQQTSAPYMTKTGLTLLKECCGFTCSIM